A genome region from Mycolicibacterium litorale includes the following:
- a CDS encoding glycine hydroxymethyltransferase translates to MTADAVTSSTAAPGADYADTASAAYRAALQVIETVEPRIAAATRKELADQRDSLKLIASENYASPAVLLTMGTWLSDKYAEGTIGHRFYAGCQNVDVVESVAAEHARELFGAPYAYAQPHSGIDANLVAFWAILATRVEAPGLAELGAKHVNDLSEADWESLRNKLGNQRLMGMSLDAGGHLTHGFRPNISGKMFHQRSYGTDPETGLLDYDALAAAAREFKPLILVGGYSAYPRRVDFAKLREIADEVGATLMVDMAHFAGLVAGKVFTGDEDPVPHAHVTTTTTHKSLRGPRGGLVLAQPEYSDAVDKGCPMVLGGPLSHVMAAKAVALAEARQPSFQAYAQRVADNAKSLAEGFLKRGARLVTGGTDNHIVLLDVTSFGLTGRQAESALLDAGVVTNRNSIPADPNGAWYTSGIRFGTPALTTRGFGAAEFDRVAELVVDVLQNTQPNSTGPTGFSKAKYTLADGTAERVHAASAEMLAANPLYPGLTL, encoded by the coding sequence ATGACTGCTGACGCTGTGACCTCGTCGACCGCGGCTCCGGGCGCCGACTACGCCGACACCGCGAGCGCCGCCTATCGGGCCGCGCTGCAGGTCATCGAGACCGTCGAGCCACGGATCGCCGCCGCCACCCGTAAAGAGCTCGCCGATCAGCGCGATTCGCTCAAGCTGATCGCCAGCGAGAACTACGCCTCGCCGGCGGTTCTGCTGACCATGGGCACCTGGCTGAGCGACAAGTACGCCGAGGGCACGATCGGCCACCGCTTCTATGCCGGCTGCCAGAACGTCGACGTCGTCGAGAGTGTCGCCGCCGAACACGCCCGCGAACTGTTCGGCGCGCCGTACGCCTACGCCCAGCCGCACTCCGGCATCGACGCCAACCTGGTCGCCTTCTGGGCGATCCTGGCCACCCGCGTCGAGGCGCCCGGGCTGGCCGAACTGGGCGCCAAGCACGTCAACGATCTGTCCGAGGCGGACTGGGAGAGCCTGCGCAACAAGCTCGGCAACCAGCGGCTGATGGGGATGTCGCTCGACGCCGGCGGTCACCTCACCCACGGGTTCCGGCCCAATATCAGCGGCAAGATGTTCCACCAGCGCAGCTACGGCACCGACCCGGAGACCGGGCTGCTCGACTACGACGCGCTGGCCGCCGCCGCGCGCGAGTTCAAGCCGCTGATCCTGGTCGGCGGATACTCGGCCTACCCGCGGCGGGTGGACTTCGCCAAGCTGCGCGAGATCGCCGACGAGGTCGGCGCGACGCTGATGGTCGACATGGCCCATTTCGCGGGCCTGGTCGCCGGCAAGGTGTTCACCGGTGACGAGGATCCGGTGCCGCACGCCCACGTCACGACGACCACCACGCACAAGTCGCTGCGCGGTCCGCGCGGCGGCCTCGTGCTGGCGCAGCCGGAGTACTCCGACGCCGTCGACAAGGGCTGCCCGATGGTGCTCGGCGGACCGCTCTCGCATGTGATGGCCGCCAAGGCCGTCGCGCTCGCCGAGGCGCGTCAGCCGTCGTTCCAGGCCTACGCGCAGCGGGTCGCCGACAACGCCAAGTCGCTGGCCGAGGGCTTCCTCAAGCGTGGCGCCCGCCTGGTCACCGGCGGCACCGACAACCACATCGTGCTGCTCGACGTGACGAGCTTCGGGCTGACCGGCCGGCAGGCCGAGTCCGCGCTGCTCGACGCCGGCGTCGTCACCAACCGCAACTCGATCCCGGCCGATCCGAACGGCGCCTGGTACACCAGCGGCATCCGCTTCGGCACGCCGGCGCTGACCACCCGTGGGTTCGGCGCCGCGGAGTTCGACCGGGTGGCCGAACTGGTCGTCGACGTGCTGCAGAACACCCAGCCGAATTCGACCGGTCCGACGGGGTTCTCCAAGGCGAAGTACACGCTGGCCGACGGCACCGCCGAACGGGTCCACGCCGCGTCGGCCGAGATGCTCGCGGCCAATCCGCTGTACCCGGGGCTGACCCTCTGA